One part of the Eucalyptus grandis isolate ANBG69807.140 chromosome 10, ASM1654582v1, whole genome shotgun sequence genome encodes these proteins:
- the LOC104427785 gene encoding LOW QUALITY PROTEIN: bidirectional sugar transporter SWEET12-like (The sequence of the model RefSeq protein was modified relative to this genomic sequence to represent the inferred CDS: inserted 2 bases in 1 codon): MAIFSTDNPWAFAFGLLGNLISFVVFLTPVPTFYRVCKRNSTEGFQSVPYVVSLLSAMLWLYYASINSESNDFLLITVNSVGCVIETIYVALYLAYSPKKAKIFTVKLMVTGFGGFCSFLLLSGLLTKASTRVQLLGWLCVGFSVSVFAAPLSVMRMMIRTKSVEFMPXALSFFLTLSAATWLLYGLFLKDIRVAVPNVLGFILGVFQMGLYLIYRKTNVMVLEQPDVDT; the protein is encoded by the exons ATGGCCATTTTCTCAACCGATAATCcctgggcttttgcttttggcCTTCTAG GTAATCTTATATCTTTCGTGGTCTTTTTGACCCCAGT ACCAACATTTTATAGGGTATGCAAGAGGAACTCGACCGAAGGGTTTCAATCGGTTCCGTACGTGGTTTCTTTGCTCAGCGCCATGCTCTGGCTATACTACGCATCCATCAACTCTGAGTCCAATGATTTCCTTCTCATCACTGTCAACTCAGTGGGATGTGTCATAGAGACTATCTACGTTGCTCTCTACCTTGCTTATTCTCCTAAGAAAGCCAAG ATATTTACAGTGAAGCTGATGGTGACGGGCTTTGGAGGGTTttgttcctttcttctcttgtcCGGCTTGTTAACAAAGGCATCAACCAGGGTCCAACTTCTTGGGTGGCTTTGTGTTGGATTCTCCGTCAGCGTCTTCGCAGCTCCTTTAAGTGTTATG AGAATGATGATCCGGACCAAAAGCGTAGAGTTCATGCC TgctctctcatttttcctcACTCTCAGCGCTGCGACTTGGCTCCTTTACGGTTTATTCCTCAAGGACATCCGTGTTGCG GTTCCAAACGTACTGGGTTTTATCCTTGGAGTGTTTCAGATGGGACTGTATCTGATATATAGGAAGACGAATGTGATGGTTTTGGAGCAACccgatgttgacacctaa